From Denitrovibrio acetiphilus DSM 12809, the proteins below share one genomic window:
- the greA gene encoding transcription elongation factor GreA, translating to MDRIPITTEGYARLKKELEKLKTIDRKEIVAAIAEARSHGDLSENAEYDAAKERQGMIEARIAELESKMGRFQVIDTKSLSGDKIVFGATVTIENIETEEQKNYKIVGPDEANISNGTISIMSPLARALVNKKVGDEVLVVAPGGELEYEVLEVKFN from the coding sequence ATGGATAGAATTCCGATCACTACGGAAGGTTATGCCAGGCTTAAAAAAGAGCTGGAAAAGCTCAAAACAATTGACAGAAAAGAAATCGTTGCAGCTATTGCAGAAGCACGCAGCCACGGTGACCTCAGTGAAAATGCTGAATATGACGCTGCCAAAGAGAGGCAGGGGATGATTGAGGCCAGGATTGCAGAGCTTGAAAGCAAGATGGGACGCTTTCAGGTTATCGATACTAAATCTCTGTCCGGAGACAAGATAGTCTTTGGTGCTACTGTTACTATTGAAAACATAGAAACAGAAGAACAGAAAAATTATAAGATTGTCGGACCTGACGAAGCTAATATTTCAAACGGTACAATATCTATCATGTCACCTCTGGCAAGGGCTCTCGTTAACAAGAAAGTTGGCGATGAGGTACTTGTTGTTGCTCCGGGCGGCGAACTCGAATATGAAGTTTTAGAAGTAAAATTTAATTAG
- a CDS encoding ClpXP protease specificity-enhancing factor SspB gives MNQFRQNIFQEILKNYEKFYVHLMPHPELIIGVRGLLGDENKNGLVLVFGPHSYDKLSLESDCITVNMKFSGSWESLYIPLNAVSAIFNDPVKPEFMFSFKPVVRTEGSEETVMDDPADNDSGGKILEFPKRKN, from the coding sequence ATGAATCAATTTAGACAGAATATTTTTCAGGAAATCCTGAAAAATTATGAAAAATTCTATGTCCACCTTATGCCGCATCCGGAGCTGATAATAGGGGTTCGCGGACTTCTTGGTGACGAAAATAAAAACGGACTTGTTCTTGTTTTCGGTCCTCACTCTTACGATAAATTATCTTTAGAAAGCGACTGCATTACAGTAAACATGAAATTTTCAGGAAGCTGGGAAAGCCTTTATATCCCATTAAATGCAGTAAGCGCAATATTCAACGATCCGGTAAAGCCCGAGTTTATGTTCAGCTTCAAACCTGTCGTAAGAACAGAAGGCTCCGAAGAAACCGTAATGGATGACCCTGCCGACAATGACTCCGGCGGTAAAATACTGGAATTCCCTAAAAGAAAAAACTAA
- a CDS encoding C-GCAxxG-C-C family protein produces MQSIYDETLSIMQIGYNCAETVMLMAGRYYLPEIGFSYSNLVTGFGGGMGRSREEACGALTGSVTALNMLVGRDDPSKSVDGIHPVIADFREIFIKEFDTTICNKLREGYEGEEATDMCQKLTAKTVTMLFDYLEEININRKI; encoded by the coding sequence ATGCAGAGTATTTATGACGAAACTTTAAGTATTATGCAGATTGGATATAACTGTGCCGAGACAGTTATGCTTATGGCGGGCAGGTATTATCTGCCTGAGATAGGTTTTTCTTATTCAAACCTTGTCACAGGTTTTGGCGGTGGGATGGGGCGCAGCAGAGAAGAGGCCTGCGGAGCCCTCACAGGGAGTGTTACAGCTCTAAATATGCTTGTTGGCAGGGATGATCCTTCTAAGAGCGTTGACGGCATTCATCCTGTAATTGCAGATTTCAGAGAAATATTTATAAAGGAATTTGATACCACCATATGCAATAAACTGCGTGAAGGATATGAGGGTGAAGAGGCGACAGATATGTGTCAGAAATTGACGGCGAAAACAGTTACGATGTTGTTCGATTATTTAGAAGAGATTAATATAAACCGCAAAATTTAG